From one Desulfurobacterium thermolithotrophum DSM 11699 genomic stretch:
- a CDS encoding 3-deoxy-D-manno-octulosonic acid transferase gives MRIFFYNVLLSSSILFYPVVKLATRKRGNISISDRFLTDFPQLKGKILLHLSSIGEVNSVKPLVKKLKDRLALTVFTDYGLERAKNIYPEVPSKILPLDLYPIVKKFLQKNKPEKILIYETEIWPSLLHCAGKLKIPTFIVSGKISERSFKNYKNFKFFFKPLFKNVVFLARSQADADRAKSLGFKNVKIVGDLKFDVEKPESLSDLFIEGNRKVIIWGSTHQGEEKIAFELHEKLKSKFPNLLTIIAPRHIKRAKEIKIPSRYAFRSETKQITSDIEFYIVDTIGELSSLYRFGDVIVIGGSFVPNIGGHNPIEAALWKKPVVIGDFGTDFSEVAYRLKVPVLTVKELLRFVEKLLLDKRFYSELSETIFKSYQKEKGVTERILKAIGEEL, from the coding sequence ATGAGAATTTTTTTCTATAACGTACTTTTATCATCTTCCATTTTATTTTATCCAGTAGTCAAATTAGCTACAAGAAAACGAGGAAATATTTCCATTTCTGATAGATTTTTAACTGATTTTCCTCAATTGAAAGGAAAAATATTGCTTCATCTTTCCAGTATAGGAGAGGTTAACTCTGTTAAACCTCTTGTAAAGAAACTAAAAGACAGATTGGCTCTTACAGTATTTACAGACTATGGGCTTGAAAGAGCAAAAAATATCTACCCTGAAGTTCCATCAAAAATTCTTCCTCTTGATCTTTACCCAATAGTGAAGAAATTTTTACAGAAAAATAAGCCTGAGAAAATCTTAATCTACGAAACAGAAATTTGGCCTTCTCTTTTACACTGCGCTGGTAAGTTAAAAATTCCAACCTTTATAGTAAGTGGTAAAATTTCTGAAAGGAGTTTTAAAAACTACAAAAATTTTAAGTTTTTTTTCAAACCATTGTTTAAAAATGTTGTCTTCCTTGCAAGGTCTCAAGCAGATGCTGATAGGGCAAAAAGCTTAGGATTTAAAAACGTAAAAATTGTCGGAGATTTAAAATTTGATGTAGAAAAGCCAGAAAGTCTTTCTGATCTTTTTATAGAAGGTAATAGAAAAGTTATTATTTGGGGAAGTACCCATCAAGGTGAAGAGAAAATAGCCTTTGAACTTCATGAGAAACTAAAGAGCAAGTTTCCAAATCTTCTTACTATTATAGCTCCAAGACATATTAAAAGAGCTAAAGAAATTAAAATTCCTTCAAGATATGCTTTTCGAAGTGAAACAAAACAAATTACAAGTGATATTGAATTTTATATAGTAGACACTATAGGCGAACTTTCTTCTCTTTACAGATTTGGAGACGTTATAGTGATAGGTGGTAGTTTTGTTCCTAATATTGGTGGACACAATCCTATTGAAGCAGCCCTTTGGAAAAAGCCTGTAGTTATTGGTGATTTTGGAACCGATTTTTCTGAAGTTGCATATCGTCTTAAAGTTCCTGTTCTTACTGTTAAAGAACTTCTCCGTTTTGTAGAAAAGCTTCTTTTAGATAAAAGGTTTTACAGTGAGCTTTCAGAAACTATTTTTAAATCCTACCAGAAGGAAAAAGGCGTTACCGAGAGGATATTAAAAGCTATAGGGGAAGAGCTTTGA
- the lpxK gene encoding tetraacyldisaccharide 4'-kinase: MNLNKLRLKALRKEGIGVFLFPVLWSLSKLYCFGAEVRNFLYSNGFLESKAFPFPVISVGNIVAGGSGKTPLTESIYLILEEMGFSPAIVSRGYKGKEKGPAFATDNVELFGDEASLYAVKGYKTIVSKNKLKGIEYAFLKGANVVILDDGFQYRKLLPKINIAVIDPFNPFGDNYCLPLGLLREAPKNLERADCFVITRSNLIDSKRLNSLELYLRSFRKPIFLAEQVFKFWINESFERTEPPEREIDVFCGIGNPSQFVEMLINMGYKVRNYVIYDDHHAYTQDDIKELKRFKNLVTTEKDLIKLRKSGLRLKAPVIRFDAYGLKEYLSSNIENTEKLEEEVERGFIPSGISTFKGESFFNKENW, encoded by the coding sequence TTGAATTTAAACAAGCTAAGACTTAAAGCTTTGAGGAAGGAAGGTATAGGCGTTTTTCTCTTTCCAGTTTTGTGGTCTCTTTCAAAGCTTTACTGTTTTGGAGCAGAAGTAAGAAATTTCCTCTATAGCAATGGATTCTTAGAATCTAAAGCTTTTCCTTTTCCCGTTATTTCTGTTGGAAATATAGTTGCTGGGGGTTCCGGGAAAACTCCTCTTACTGAATCTATATACCTCATTCTTGAAGAAATGGGATTTTCACCTGCAATTGTAAGTAGAGGTTACAAAGGAAAAGAGAAAGGGCCAGCTTTTGCAACTGATAATGTAGAACTCTTTGGAGATGAAGCATCGTTATATGCTGTAAAAGGCTATAAAACAATAGTCAGCAAGAATAAGCTCAAAGGAATAGAATACGCTTTTTTGAAAGGAGCAAACGTTGTCATCCTTGACGACGGATTTCAGTACAGAAAGTTACTGCCGAAAATAAACATTGCAGTTATAGATCCTTTTAATCCGTTTGGAGACAACTACTGCTTGCCTCTGGGTCTTTTAAGAGAAGCACCTAAGAATCTTGAAAGGGCAGACTGTTTTGTAATTACAAGAAGTAATCTTATTGACTCTAAAAGGCTTAATTCATTAGAGCTCTACTTAAGAAGTTTTAGAAAACCTATTTTTCTTGCCGAGCAAGTCTTTAAATTTTGGATAAATGAAAGTTTTGAAAGAACAGAACCGCCTGAAAGGGAAATAGATGTTTTTTGTGGGATAGGTAACCCTTCCCAATTTGTGGAAATGCTGATAAATATGGGCTATAAAGTTAGAAATTATGTTATATATGATGATCATCATGCCTATACACAAGATGACATTAAAGAGCTAAAGAGGTTTAAAAATCTCGTAACTACCGAAAAAGACTTGATTAAACTTAGAAAATCTGGACTTAGATTAAAAGCACCGGTTATAAGATTTGACGCTTACGGCCTTAAGGAATACTTGAGTTCTAACATTGAAAATACAGAAAAGTTAGAGGAAGAAGTTGAAAGAGGTTTCATACCTTCTGGAATATCTACTTTTAAAGGGGAGTCTTTCTTTAATAAGGAAAATTGGTAG
- a CDS encoding lysophospholipid acyltransferase family protein: MKEVSYLLEYLLLKGSLSLIRKIGRDKAFKIGDILAEIIYYYPRIKRVTEENLLFAGFPLEVGKESLKSFIRCSIDFIKSTNYSFEYLKKLFKPVDPSTIPSEGGILLTAHIGNWELMGALFSVLSDGKLSVVAKPMKNHRVDKLINSIRQKWGIKVIPTGNVIEIVKDLKKNRYVGILLDQRPKVKEGVLTDFLGRETYTNKGVALLSIKTGKPIIPAFCFVENDKYVIETYKPIYPDGKTVEELTKECTKAIEKAVRKHPEQWFWFHRRWKNSPEFKKWKEKNF, from the coding sequence TTGAAAGAGGTTTCATACCTTCTGGAATATCTACTTTTAAAGGGGAGTCTTTCTTTAATAAGGAAAATTGGTAGAGATAAGGCTTTTAAGATAGGAGATATTCTGGCTGAGATTATTTACTATTATCCTCGGATAAAAAGAGTAACTGAGGAAAATCTTTTATTTGCTGGATTTCCTCTCGAAGTAGGAAAAGAAAGTCTTAAAAGTTTCATAAGGTGCTCAATAGATTTCATTAAGTCTACTAACTATTCTTTTGAGTATTTGAAAAAATTGTTTAAACCTGTTGATCCATCTACTATACCATCTGAAGGTGGAATTCTTCTTACAGCTCATATTGGAAACTGGGAGCTTATGGGAGCTTTATTTTCTGTTCTTAGTGATGGAAAGCTTTCTGTTGTTGCAAAACCGATGAAAAATCATAGAGTGGATAAACTTATAAATTCTATTCGCCAAAAGTGGGGAATAAAGGTTATTCCTACAGGAAACGTGATTGAAATAGTGAAAGATTTAAAGAAAAATAGATATGTTGGAATTCTTCTTGATCAAAGGCCAAAAGTTAAAGAAGGGGTTCTTACAGATTTCTTAGGAAGAGAGACTTATACAAACAAAGGTGTAGCACTTCTTAGTATAAAAACAGGAAAACCTATTATTCCAGCATTCTGTTTTGTTGAAAATGATAAGTATGTTATTGAAACCTACAAACCAATCTATCCAGATGGTAAAACAGTTGAAGAGCTTACTAAGGAATGTACAAAAGCCATTGAGAAAGCCGTAAGAAAACATCCAGAACAGTGGTTCTGGTTTCATAGGAGATGGAAAAATTCACCGGAGTTTAAAAAGTGGAAAGAGAAAAACTTCTAA
- the miaA gene encoding tRNA (adenosine(37)-N6)-dimethylallyltransferase MiaA has translation MEREKLLIILTGPTATGKTDFSIKLAKEIEGEIISADSMQVYKGLDIGTDKVSKEIMKEIPHYLIDIRKPNEPFSVAEFVEEADKAIKEIREKNKYPIVVGGTGFYIRALLYGLPKVPAGNEKIRKELEKLSTEEIYALLEEVDKLSAERIGSNDRKRLIRAYEVYKLTGKPLSSFEIPQKPRYKFLGYFLYRNRPELYKRIEDRVDSQIKRGLIDETKWLLEFGKNTTAFQALGYKEMLQYLEGKKTLEEAIKLLKRRTKQFAKRQFTWFRKEPKFKWVNLSEVSERKLIDMIKKEIREEV, from the coding sequence GTGGAAAGAGAAAAACTTCTAATAATTTTAACAGGACCAACAGCAACTGGAAAAACAGACTTTTCTATAAAACTTGCAAAGGAAATAGAGGGGGAGATAATAAGTGCTGATTCGATGCAAGTTTACAAAGGACTTGATATAGGAACCGATAAAGTTTCTAAAGAAATAATGAAAGAAATTCCTCACTATTTGATAGATATTAGAAAACCAAATGAGCCTTTTTCTGTTGCTGAATTTGTAGAAGAAGCTGATAAGGCTATAAAGGAGATAAGAGAGAAAAATAAGTATCCCATTGTTGTAGGTGGGACAGGATTTTATATAAGAGCCCTCCTTTACGGTCTTCCAAAAGTTCCCGCAGGAAATGAAAAGATAAGAAAAGAGTTGGAAAAACTATCAACAGAAGAGATTTACGCTCTTTTAGAAGAGGTTGATAAACTATCAGCAGAGAGAATAGGAAGCAACGATAGAAAGAGATTAATAAGAGCTTACGAAGTCTATAAGTTAACTGGAAAACCTCTTTCTTCGTTTGAAATTCCTCAAAAACCTCGTTATAAGTTCTTAGGATACTTTCTCTATAGAAATAGACCAGAGCTTTACAAAAGAATAGAAGACAGGGTTGACTCACAGATAAAAAGAGGGCTTATTGATGAAACTAAATGGCTTTTAGAGTTTGGAAAAAATACAACAGCTTTTCAAGCTCTCGGTTACAAGGAAATGCTTCAGTATTTAGAAGGAAAAAAAACTTTGGAAGAAGCTATAAAACTCCTCAAAAGAAGGACAAAACAGTTTGCTAAAAGGCAGTTTACGTGGTTTAGAAAAGAGCCTAAATTTAAGTGGGTAAATCTTTCAGAAGTTTCTGAGAGAAAACTGATAGACATGATAAAAAAGGAAATAAGGGAGGAAGTATGA
- the hfq gene encoding RNA chaperone Hfq, which yields MNLQDTYLNRLRKERIPVSVFLSKGTRLQGVITFFDQFTILLENGGSQQLVYKHSIATIVPSRPVKNLFKEEENKNG from the coding sequence ATGAATCTTCAAGACACTTATCTCAACAGGCTTAGAAAGGAAAGAATTCCAGTAAGTGTATTCCTATCAAAAGGAACAAGGCTTCAGGGTGTAATTACTTTCTTTGACCAGTTTACAATTCTTTTAGAAAATGGAGGAAGTCAACAGTTAGTCTATAAACACTCTATAGCCACAATAGTTCCATCAAGACCTGTGAAGAACCTCTTTAAAGAGGAAGAAAATAAGAATGGCTAA
- a CDS encoding Rqc2 family fibronectin-binding protein, whose protein sequence is MDYLYIEKCVKELKERILKERVIKIYSDYRLFSVKIGSSFLNIYTGQPNALFFSNENLVSSELQGFNIIQGTFVRAVKLPVIDRVIEVETVKLLPSGSFELYFLIFELTGKNANVFLLNQKRKILSLLREVKSSIRPISRGEIYTFPPQEKKEFQELEFGKVKREGIEKNLHKFVAGISPLNGKEIAYLFEKFGNLQKAYEEFLRKHKESKSAFLYYEKGKPKYMTTFFYQSLKNLEFKKFSGNFPYTKCWEFYYREKIEKEKVDSLKKSLLKDVEKRIEALKKEIEALKSKEELLKEAEENRKLGELLKYNLNSLKPGKKSVKVFDYYTNQEIEVPIDPSVSPQKNVEKYFSKYRKLKRKAEYEETLRKKLEEELLEQEFLKSSINEKESLEELKSFLPETKEKEKRKKNFKVYILPSGRKIVVGRSSRENEFLSLKLANPWDIWFHAKEIPGSHVILRLEKGEKPSEEDIVLSAATAAFFSRGKQSGKVAVDYTEVKNLKKPKGAPPGFVVYENEKTIFVNPELFSSFSKESKKS, encoded by the coding sequence GTGGACTATCTCTATATAGAGAAATGCGTAAAAGAGCTTAAGGAAAGAATTTTAAAGGAAAGAGTAATTAAGATTTACTCTGATTATAGACTCTTTTCAGTTAAGATTGGTAGCTCTTTTTTAAACATCTATACTGGTCAACCTAATGCTCTTTTTTTCTCAAATGAAAATTTGGTTAGTTCAGAACTTCAGGGCTTTAACATCATTCAAGGGACTTTTGTTAGAGCTGTTAAACTTCCTGTAATAGACAGAGTAATTGAAGTTGAAACAGTTAAGTTACTTCCATCCGGAAGTTTTGAGCTCTATTTTCTCATTTTTGAACTTACTGGAAAAAACGCAAATGTTTTTCTTCTTAATCAAAAACGAAAAATTCTTTCTTTACTTAGAGAAGTTAAAAGCTCGATAAGACCTATATCAAGAGGTGAAATCTATACATTTCCTCCTCAAGAAAAGAAAGAATTTCAAGAATTAGAATTTGGAAAAGTGAAAAGGGAAGGAATAGAAAAAAATCTTCATAAATTTGTTGCAGGAATATCTCCACTCAATGGAAAAGAAATTGCTTATTTGTTTGAAAAATTTGGAAATCTTCAAAAAGCTTATGAAGAGTTTTTAAGAAAGCATAAAGAATCAAAAAGTGCATTTCTTTATTATGAAAAGGGAAAGCCTAAATACATGACAACTTTTTTTTATCAATCTTTAAAGAATTTAGAATTTAAGAAATTTTCAGGAAATTTTCCTTATACGAAATGTTGGGAATTTTATTACAGAGAGAAAATTGAAAAGGAAAAGGTAGATTCTTTAAAGAAATCTCTTCTTAAAGATGTTGAGAAGAGAATAGAAGCATTGAAAAAGGAAATAGAAGCTTTAAAAAGTAAGGAAGAATTACTAAAAGAGGCTGAGGAAAACAGGAAACTCGGAGAGCTCCTTAAGTATAATCTAAACTCTCTAAAACCTGGAAAGAAAAGTGTAAAAGTTTTCGATTACTATACAAATCAAGAAATAGAAGTACCTATAGATCCTTCTGTTTCACCCCAAAAAAATGTTGAAAAATACTTCTCAAAGTACAGAAAGCTTAAGCGAAAAGCTGAATACGAGGAAACTTTAAGAAAAAAGTTAGAAGAAGAACTATTAGAACAAGAATTTTTAAAAAGTAGCATTAACGAAAAAGAAAGCTTAGAGGAACTAAAGAGCTTTTTACCTGAAACCAAGGAAAAAGAGAAAAGAAAAAAGAATTTCAAAGTATATATACTTCCTTCAGGAAGAAAAATCGTTGTTGGAAGAAGCAGTAGAGAAAATGAGTTCCTCTCTTTGAAACTTGCAAATCCATGGGATATTTGGTTTCACGCAAAGGAAATACCCGGTTCTCATGTTATTTTAAGACTGGAAAAAGGAGAAAAACCTTCTGAAGAAGATATAGTTCTTTCTGCAGCAACAGCAGCTTTTTTCAGTAGAGGAAAACAATCAGGAAAAGTAGCTGTCGACTATACAGAGGTAAAAAACTTAAAAAAGCCAAAGGGAGCTCCCCCTGGCTTTGTAGTTTACGAAAATGAAAAAACAATTTTCGTAAATCCTGAACTATTCTCTTCTTTCTCCAAAGAGTCTAAGAAGAGCTAA
- a CDS encoding Bax inhibitor-1/YccA family protein, whose protein sequence is MEFERNPIAVEKTEVTSFNAFLGKVFLNMFLGLLLTAITAYLSLTSGFVFSLGKWGFIGFAVLSLVLVIATGLLRNNPLLSGAAFYLFSAAEGILLAPIFIVYTGSSIITAFLTASILFGIMALLAISKKVDFRKFGTYLFVGLIGIVVASLLNVFLLKSAGLGIAISILTVLVFLGLTAYDIQKLEEMAYTEGNAFFGALALYLDLINLFLALLRLFGERRE, encoded by the coding sequence ATGGAGTTTGAAAGGAATCCCATTGCTGTAGAAAAAACGGAGGTAACAAGTTTTAATGCATTCTTAGGAAAGGTTTTCCTAAATATGTTTTTAGGTTTATTACTAACAGCTATTACGGCTTACTTATCTCTTACCTCAGGTTTTGTTTTTTCACTTGGAAAGTGGGGATTTATAGGTTTTGCTGTTCTTTCTCTTGTACTTGTAATAGCTACAGGATTACTTAGAAATAATCCTCTTCTTTCTGGAGCAGCTTTTTATCTTTTTTCAGCAGCTGAAGGAATACTTCTTGCACCTATTTTTATTGTATATACAGGAAGCTCGATCATCACCGCGTTTCTTACAGCTTCTATTCTTTTTGGGATAATGGCTCTTCTTGCAATAAGTAAGAAGGTAGATTTCAGAAAATTTGGTACTTATCTTTTTGTTGGATTGATTGGAATTGTAGTTGCTTCTCTTTTAAACGTTTTCCTTTTAAAATCTGCTGGTCTTGGAATAGCAATTAGCATCTTAACCGTTTTAGTTTTTTTAGGATTAACAGCTTATGATATTCAAAAACTTGAAGAAATGGCATATACCGAAGGAAATGCATTTTTTGGAGCTCTTGCTCTATACTTAGACTTAATTAACCTTTTCTTAGCTCTTCTTAGACTCTTTGGAGAAAGAAGAGAATAG
- the cydB gene encoding cytochrome d ubiquinol oxidase subunit II encodes MHFDLPTIWAFLVTVLIAGYILTDGFDLGVGILHGLIAKTDIEKRVMLNSIGPVWDGNEVWFITAGGAAFAAFPELYAALFSSLYIALFIVLLALIFRAVSFEFRSKEADPGWRKLWDQSIFWSSLIVALLIGVAIGNILAGIPIKNTAIEGEKLLGFIYTEKFPISFINLVNPFTFHGFYGLLVGIATVLFVILHGVSWLLWKTEGEIAERARNVALKLWLPFVIMYVVCTGLAYTISFKVSNLENIKYLGLPEDTLQSIASMIDSNGVLHHALFRYPAIELTLIVLAALSAVGYLMAVKNMNGARAFLFSSLTFVFAGFAVFFGAYPLAVPSSFGLEHSISIYNGASSTLTLTVMLVAALIFTPIVIAYQAWVYKMFLFKISTESIKREIEEAHG; translated from the coding sequence ATGCATTTCGATTTGCCTACGATATGGGCGTTTTTGGTAACGGTGCTCATTGCAGGATATATTCTTACTGATGGTTTTGATCTTGGGGTCGGAATTCTTCACGGTCTAATTGCCAAAACAGATATTGAAAAAAGAGTTATGCTGAACTCTATTGGTCCTGTATGGGACGGTAATGAAGTTTGGTTTATTACAGCTGGTGGAGCTGCTTTTGCAGCCTTTCCAGAACTTTATGCAGCACTCTTTAGTTCTCTTTACATAGCTCTCTTTATTGTTCTTCTTGCTCTAATTTTTAGAGCTGTTTCATTTGAGTTTAGAAGTAAAGAGGCAGATCCAGGTTGGAGAAAGCTCTGGGATCAAAGTATCTTTTGGTCAAGTTTAATTGTTGCACTTCTTATAGGAGTAGCTATTGGTAATATCCTTGCTGGAATTCCTATTAAGAATACAGCTATAGAAGGAGAAAAACTTCTTGGTTTCATTTATACAGAAAAGTTTCCTATCAGCTTTATAAATCTTGTTAATCCATTTACGTTCCATGGATTTTATGGACTTTTAGTTGGTATTGCGACAGTACTTTTTGTTATTCTTCATGGCGTTTCATGGCTTTTATGGAAAACAGAAGGAGAAATTGCAGAAAGAGCAAGGAATGTTGCTCTTAAGTTATGGCTTCCCTTTGTTATAATGTATGTTGTGTGTACAGGACTTGCTTATACAATTTCCTTTAAAGTTTCTAATCTAGAAAACATCAAGTATCTTGGTCTTCCAGAAGATACGCTTCAGTCTATAGCCTCAATGATTGACTCAAATGGTGTTTTACACCATGCACTCTTTAGATATCCTGCAATTGAATTAACACTTATCGTCCTTGCTGCTCTTTCAGCTGTTGGTTATTTAATGGCTGTAAAGAACATGAATGGTGCAAGAGCTTTCCTATTTTCATCTCTTACGTTTGTTTTTGCAGGATTTGCAGTATTCTTCGGTGCTTATCCGTTAGCTGTTCCTTCAAGCTTTGGGCTTGAACATTCAATTTCTATCTATAATGGAGCCTCAAGTACTCTCACGTTAACTGTTATGCTCGTAGCAGCTTTGATTTTCACTCCTATTGTAATTGCTTATCAAGCATGGGTTTACAAGATGTTCTTGTTCAAAATTTCTACAGAGTCTATTAAGAGAGAAATTGAAGAGGCTCATGGCTAA
- a CDS encoding cytochrome ubiquinol oxidase subunit I, with protein MDFVLLVSRLQFAMTAFFHFIFVPLTLGLSTLSAIMLTLYYVTGKEIYKNMTKFWAKLFAINFALGVATGLVHEFEFGMNWSVYSRFVGDIFGAPLAIEGLLAFFMESTFIGVFLFGWDKVPKGVHLLAAWLSSIGSNLSALWILIANGWMQHPVGAKVTETLAGKRAELTDWWAVVFNPVADVKFWHTATAGMILSAVFVLAVSAYHLLRKQNVEFFKKSAYIALVFGLIASAGEVIIGDIHAYEVAKTQPTKLAAGEALWDTKKGANLLIFAWADEEAKKNIIEIPLPVPGLLSFLATHDFNGELKGAKDLQKQFENTFGAGNYIPPVNFSFLSFHLMVYLGFFFVALFLIGLIKYKNLENSKGYLKLALYSLPLPYIACWLGWAYAEVGRQPWIVYPLTDDHGKILMSEIGLKTAEAVSPLTNVEVVITYVVFAITFTALAIADFYLLAKFATKGPEKEAELY; from the coding sequence ATGGATTTCGTACTCTTAGTATCGCGGCTGCAGTTTGCGATGACAGCCTTCTTCCACTTTATTTTTGTACCTTTAACTCTAGGGCTGTCAACGCTATCTGCAATCATGTTGACTCTTTACTACGTGACAGGCAAAGAAATCTACAAGAACATGACTAAGTTCTGGGCTAAACTCTTTGCTATCAACTTTGCGCTGGGAGTTGCTACAGGACTTGTTCACGAGTTTGAATTTGGTATGAACTGGTCTGTCTACTCAAGATTCGTAGGGGATATCTTTGGTGCACCACTTGCTATTGAAGGACTTCTTGCCTTCTTTATGGAATCAACCTTCATAGGAGTCTTTCTCTTTGGCTGGGATAAAGTTCCTAAAGGTGTCCACCTTTTAGCTGCGTGGCTTTCATCTATTGGATCAAACCTTTCAGCTCTTTGGATTCTCATTGCTAACGGATGGATGCAACATCCTGTAGGTGCCAAAGTTACCGAAACTCTTGCAGGAAAAAGAGCAGAACTTACAGACTGGTGGGCTGTCGTTTTTAACCCTGTTGCTGATGTTAAGTTCTGGCATACTGCTACTGCCGGAATGATTTTATCAGCTGTTTTTGTTCTTGCTGTAAGTGCATATCACCTTCTTAGAAAACAAAACGTTGAGTTCTTTAAAAAATCTGCCTATATAGCCCTTGTTTTTGGACTCATAGCTTCAGCAGGTGAAGTAATTATTGGTGATATTCACGCTTATGAAGTTGCAAAAACTCAACCAACTAAGCTTGCTGCTGGTGAAGCTTTATGGGATACAAAAAAAGGAGCTAACCTTCTTATTTTTGCTTGGGCAGACGAAGAAGCTAAAAAGAACATTATAGAAATTCCTCTTCCAGTTCCTGGACTTCTTAGCTTCCTTGCAACTCATGATTTTAACGGTGAACTAAAAGGTGCAAAAGATCTTCAAAAACAGTTTGAGAATACATTCGGAGCTGGAAACTACATTCCACCTGTTAACTTTTCTTTCTTATCTTTTCATTTGATGGTATATCTCGGATTTTTCTTTGTAGCTCTCTTCCTCATAGGACTTATAAAGTATAAAAATCTTGAAAATAGCAAAGGTTATCTTAAACTTGCACTTTATTCTTTACCACTTCCTTATATTGCCTGTTGGCTTGGATGGGCATACGCTGAAGTTGGAAGACAACCTTGGATTGTTTATCCGCTCACAGACGATCACGGAAAAATCCTTATGTCAGAAATAGGTCTTAAAACTGCAGAAGCAGTTTCTCCTCTCACAAACGTTGAAGTTGTAATTACATACGTCGTCTTTGCAATAACATTCACAGCTCTTGCTATTGCTGACTTTTATCTTCTTGCTAAGTTCGCAACTAAAGGTCCAGAAAAAGAAGCCGAACTATATTGA
- the argB gene encoding acetylglutamate kinase gives MEKLIEKASTLLEALPYIKRFYGKTIVIKYGGNAMVREELKDAFAEDIVLLKYIGINPVIVHGGGPQIGEFLEKLKIPTRFIGGMRVTDKETMNVVEMVLVGKVNKEIVKLINSHGGNAVGLSGKDGNLIIAEKIDSKKYLSEVKAPEIIDLGFVGKVKKINPDIVNKLIESKFIPVIAPVGIGEDFEAYNINADLVAGEVAAALKAEKLIMLTDVEGIKDKNGKLIKSIARKDLSNLIENGTISGGMIPKVKACEIALIGGVRKTHIIDGRVKHSILLEIFTQEGIGTEIV, from the coding sequence GTGGAAAAGCTCATAGAAAAAGCATCAACTCTTTTAGAAGCACTTCCGTACATAAAAAGGTTTTATGGAAAAACCATAGTTATCAAGTATGGCGGTAACGCAATGGTAAGAGAGGAATTAAAAGATGCTTTTGCAGAAGACATTGTTCTTCTTAAATACATCGGAATTAATCCTGTTATAGTTCATGGAGGAGGACCTCAAATTGGAGAGTTCCTTGAAAAATTAAAAATACCGACTCGATTTATTGGTGGTATGAGAGTAACAGACAAAGAAACTATGAATGTTGTTGAAATGGTTCTCGTTGGAAAAGTAAACAAAGAGATAGTAAAGCTAATAAATTCCCATGGAGGAAATGCTGTTGGATTATCCGGAAAAGACGGTAATCTGATAATTGCTGAAAAGATAGACTCTAAAAAGTATCTTTCAGAAGTAAAGGCACCGGAAATCATAGATTTAGGATTTGTAGGAAAGGTAAAAAAGATAAACCCTGATATTGTTAATAAACTTATAGAATCCAAGTTTATTCCTGTGATAGCTCCTGTTGGTATAGGTGAAGACTTTGAGGCCTATAACATAAACGCAGATTTAGTAGCAGGAGAAGTAGCAGCAGCTTTAAAGGCAGAAAAACTTATAATGCTGACTGATGTTGAAGGAATAAAGGATAAAAATGGAAAATTAATAAAATCGATTGCTCGAAAAGATCTTTCCAATCTGATAGAAAATGGTACTATTTCTGGAGGAATGATTCCAAAAGTTAAAGCTTGTGAAATAGCTTTGATTGGAGGGGTAAGGAAGACTCACATTATAGATGGGAGGGTAAAACATTCCATTCTCTTAGAAATATTTACTCAAGAAGGTATTGGAACTGAAATTGTTTAG
- a CDS encoding UbiX family flavin prenyltransferase — MKRVIVGITGASGSIYGKRIVEVLVANSYLVDIIFSEIGKKVFEYEIGMTVEEFVDSFPREQVTLFSHNDLFALPSSGSYQAIGMIIAPCSAGTLGHIASGTTRNLIHRAADVTLKEKRSLILVLRETPLNRIHIENMLKVNDAGATILPASPGFYGKPQKVDDLVNFVVERALRALTGKEFNLIKNWGE; from the coding sequence ATGAAAAGAGTTATTGTCGGGATAACAGGTGCAAGTGGTTCTATTTACGGTAAAAGAATCGTAGAGGTTTTAGTTGCAAACAGTTATTTAGTTGATATTATCTTCTCAGAAATTGGCAAAAAAGTGTTTGAGTATGAAATAGGTATGACGGTAGAAGAATTTGTAGATTCTTTTCCAAGAGAGCAGGTAACTCTTTTTTCACATAATGACTTATTTGCTCTCCCTTCAAGCGGTTCTTATCAGGCAATAGGAATGATTATAGCTCCATGTTCAGCTGGAACTTTAGGTCATATAGCATCGGGAACAACAAGGAACTTAATACATAGGGCTGCAGATGTAACACTCAAAGAAAAAAGATCTTTGATTTTGGTTCTTAGAGAAACTCCGTTAAACAGAATTCACATTGAAAATATGTTAAAAGTCAATGATGCTGGAGCAACAATACTACCTGCATCTCCTGGATTTTACGGAAAGCCTCAAAAAGTAGACGATTTAGTTAACTTCGTAGTGGAAAGAGCTCTAAGAGCTCTGACAGGTAAAGAATTTAATCTAATTAAAAATTGGGGAGAATAA